From Candidatus Delongbacteria bacterium, one genomic window encodes:
- a CDS encoding SLAC1 anion channel family protein: MKNELRLKFFPISFFSVILGLTGFTIALQKLEPMMEFPKFSNFSLYFTNFIFIVLTLVYFAKLIFYRSEVLSEFNHPIKLSFFPAFSISFLLFSVAYMPISMPISKILWIIGVILHLILTVMIIKIWIHHSKFEMKHMNPAWFIPAVGNIIVPVAGVAHSYHEISWFFFSIGLLFWIILLTIFFNRIIFHHPLPEKLLPTLFILIAPPAVGFISIVKLTGELNDFSKILYYFALFLVIIILAQIEMFMKIKYYLSWWAYTFPVSAITIASILMFHETKIPFFKFTSLSLFVLLVILLIVLFYRTIIAIIKKEICIEED; the protein is encoded by the coding sequence ATGAAAAACGAACTTAGACTTAAATTTTTTCCTATCTCATTTTTTTCAGTTATACTTGGTTTGACAGGTTTTACAATTGCTCTGCAAAAGTTAGAGCCAATGATGGAATTTCCAAAATTCAGTAATTTCTCACTTTATTTTACAAATTTCATTTTTATTGTTTTAACTCTAGTTTACTTTGCAAAGCTAATTTTTTATAGAAGTGAAGTTTTATCAGAGTTCAATCATCCAATAAAGTTAAGCTTTTTCCCAGCATTTTCCATTAGCTTTTTACTGTTCAGTGTTGCGTATATGCCCATAAGTATGCCTATTTCAAAAATTTTATGGATTATTGGAGTAATACTTCATCTTATCTTGACCGTAATGATCATAAAAATTTGGATTCATCATTCCAAATTTGAGATGAAACATATGAATCCAGCATGGTTTATACCAGCTGTCGGTAATATAATCGTTCCCGTAGCCGGTGTAGCACATTCTTATCATGAAATTTCATGGTTTTTCTTCAGTATCGGTCTACTCTTTTGGATTATTTTGTTAACGATTTTTTTTAACCGTATAATTTTCCATCATCCATTACCGGAAAAGCTGTTGCCTACTCTATTTATTTTAATCGCTCCTCCAGCTGTTGGCTTCATCTCCATTGTAAAATTGACTGGAGAATTGAATGATTTTTCAAAGATTCTCTACTACTTTGCACTTTTTCTAGTGATAATAATTTTAGCACAAATAGAAATGTTCATGAAAATCAAATATTACCTTTCATGGTGGGCGTATACATTTCCAGTTTCTGCAATAACTATTGCATCGATTTTAATGTTCCATGAGACAAAAATTCCATTTTTTAAATTTACTTCATTATCGCTATTTGTATTATTGGTAATTCTATTGATAGTTTTATTCTA
- a CDS encoding HNH endonuclease, with translation MTKFRYNSSGYRQYNSGSGWNYTHRTVAENKLGGSIFKGYEVHHINGVKTDNRPSNLTVLSSAAHRSLHKK, from the coding sequence ATGACAAAATTTCGTTACAATTCATCAGGGTACAGACAGTACAATTCGGGTTCAGGTTGGAATTACACGCACAGGACTGTGGCAGAGAACAAATTGGGAGGCTCTATCTTCAAGGGCTATGAAGTTCACCACATCAACGGTGTAAAAACCGACAATCGTCCATCTAATCTTACTGTCCTTTCATCTGCTGCTCACAGGTCATTACACAAAAAATAA
- a CDS encoding TetR/AcrR family transcriptional regulator — MELDKKSIILEAVEQIITYKRFHEVKVEDIATKAGVGKGTIYRYFKDKDHLFFELAIYGFDPFTERLTEIVSSEKSFNERLTESAYHLESFFKKRHNTMRSFREHEERIMTLEPERKKIMSEKKESVDKQLTNLFSNGQNEGYITKSVSAEILAIMFIEQLIGRLHWPMRVEKPSVEEMLKLLINGIGI, encoded by the coding sequence ATGGAGCTAGATAAAAAGAGTATAATTCTGGAAGCAGTTGAACAGATAATTACCTATAAACGTTTTCATGAAGTTAAAGTGGAGGATATTGCGACAAAAGCTGGTGTTGGGAAGGGGACTATTTACAGATATTTTAAAGATAAAGATCATCTATTTTTTGAATTAGCTATATATGGATTCGATCCGTTTACGGAAAGGCTAACAGAAATTGTATCTTCTGAAAAAAGTTTTAATGAACGACTTACAGAGTCTGCATATCACCTAGAATCATTTTTTAAAAAAAGACATAATACAATGCGATCATTCAGGGAACATGAGGAAAGGATAATGACTTTAGAACCTGAAAGAAAAAAAATCATGAGCGAAAAAAAAGAAAGTGTAGATAAGCAGTTGACAAATCTTTTCTCCAATGGTCAAAATGAAGGTTATATCACAAAATCAGTTTCAGCTGAAATATTGGCTATAATGTTTATTGAGCAATTAATAGGGAGATTGCATTGGCCGATGAGAGTAGAAAAACCGAGCGTTGAAGAGATGTTAAAATTATTGATAAATGGAATAGGAATATAA
- a CDS encoding MATE family efflux transporter: MKKRLELEQKPIWKLLIKYSVPSIVASTIQSLYNIVDRIYIGKALGTEALAGVTLVFPIFILSIAIGVLIGSGSSATISLKLGEKKIEEAEQTLGNTFSLFMIAAVFVTIFSLFFLTPLLNLVGATEATFPYAYDYLIWFLPFIFFDFLAMGTNGCIRSEGNPNIAMLIAMSGAVLNIILDPIFLFTFNMGVSGVAMATAISRIVTSSLVFWYFTKSKRRVLTLRLRNLKISWITIKPMISIGTSPFLMNLATTLVTVLLNRVLIKNGGATALGALGAIHSIMMIIETLFFGLMMGSQPVIGYNYGAKLIPRVKEGIKFSSLYAVLVATLGLFTFYIFSDSLILVFSKNDMSLIELGSNGLRISIMMIPFTGLNMMIAMYFQAIGKPKESIIINLSRKVLIYIPALFILPTFFNLDGVWAATPTSELLGFSVVAFLLSREIKKLDKIERGLIKV; this comes from the coding sequence ATGAAAAAAAGACTCGAACTAGAACAAAAACCTATATGGAAATTACTAATTAAATACTCTGTGCCAAGTATAGTTGCATCAACAATTCAATCATTATATAATATTGTGGATAGAATTTATATAGGAAAAGCACTAGGTACGGAAGCTCTCGCTGGAGTAACTTTGGTCTTCCCCATTTTCATATTATCAATAGCAATAGGCGTACTTATTGGTAGTGGTTCTTCGGCAACGATATCCCTCAAGCTTGGTGAAAAAAAAATAGAAGAAGCTGAACAAACCTTGGGAAATACTTTTTCACTATTTATGATAGCTGCTGTATTTGTGACCATTTTTTCATTATTTTTCCTTACTCCATTACTAAATCTTGTCGGAGCGACAGAAGCTACATTCCCTTATGCATATGATTACTTAATTTGGTTTTTACCATTCATCTTCTTTGATTTTTTGGCAATGGGTACAAATGGCTGTATTCGAAGCGAAGGAAACCCAAATATAGCTATGTTAATAGCTATGAGTGGAGCAGTTCTAAATATTATTTTAGATCCAATTTTTCTTTTCACTTTTAATATGGGAGTATCTGGTGTTGCCATGGCAACGGCAATTTCCAGAATTGTTACATCATCTCTGGTTTTCTGGTATTTCACAAAAAGTAAAAGAAGAGTACTTACTCTAAGATTAAGAAATCTTAAAATTAGCTGGATAACAATTAAGCCTATGATTTCTATTGGAACTTCACCATTTCTTATGAACCTTGCAACTACATTGGTAACTGTTTTGTTGAACAGAGTTCTAATTAAAAATGGAGGAGCAACAGCTTTGGGTGCTTTGGGAGCAATTCACAGTATTATGATGATAATTGAAACACTGTTTTTTGGTCTAATGATGGGTAGTCAGCCTGTAATTGGCTATAATTATGGAGCTAAACTCATTCCTCGTGTTAAGGAAGGCATAAAGTTTTCATCTTTATATGCAGTGTTGGTTGCTACATTAGGATTGTTTACTTTTTATATATTTTCAGATTCACTTATTTTAGTATTTAGCAAAAACGACATGAGTTTGATAGAATTAGGATCTAATGGTCTGAGGATATCGATAATGATGATTCCATTTACAGGGTTAAATATGATGATTGCAATGTATTTTCAGGCAATTGGGAAGCCTAAAGAATCAATAATTATAAACCTTAGTCGAAAAGTTCTTATATATATTCCTGCTCTATTTATTTTACCAACATTTTTCAATCTTGATGGTGTTTGGGCTGCAACTCCTACCTCTGAATTACTGGGTTTCTCAGTAGTTGCCTTTCTTTTATCAAGAGAAATCAAAAAATTGGATAAAATTGAAAGAGGATTGATAAAAGTATAA